The sequence tacctgacagttaacggatggtggatctcgtggctaaagagtttagttagctattcacggactattggagcttcgagccataggtccattaggtcccctaggtagtttggataaagtcgagaatcagtgtttgggttaatttgaaatgttcaaattgataagaggaagatcgattatatatgatataattggattagttaattatatatgatataattggctaaatgtatgagatgcattattttggaggaaattagttataaatatgatttatattaagtagagaagaaattactatagtagatatgtgatatcaaactatagggtaaaaatataatatgattatatttattaataatttaattggttaattatatgataattaacctaaaatctctCTCGGACGTGCATTAGTGGGGAATAACATCGGTtcttgtaaccgatgaataaaaatgaaatttgtttcattttgaatggtgCGGAAAAAGATCGAAAGTTTGCattggtgtgaaaacgtaatcTATCACTTAaacttgagagcctatacgatagtcttttagcgcctaaacgatcgcatacctcgcaCCTAAATGATCACCTACCtagcacctaaacgatcgcacactaaaTCCTAAATAATCagttagctttcctaaacgatcgtatagtgtgtcgtgtttgctaaacgatcgcctgctattttctaaacgatcattcagtaaaatctacacgatcgtgtagtttcttctaagcgatatgcattttactatgcgatagcttcatattctctcccacttccttatcacctacacgatcAGTTCTTCCTTCTACCTCTACGAAACTCACcgaagaccacgctttgggttctcactctgagaatacttgGGCTtctttctggtggtgtcgtccctgctgcGTTCGTGTGTTTGCAGTTGTTCATCTGCTATAGTCGATGCATTTGCTgggcgttggttgatcgggtagaggtcttccgctacgttgagttccaaagcttgaagattgtcttcaactggtatgagaactctctcccttgttatttcttattcaaagcatgtcgttaattactgtttgtttgcataactgtgcgtttgaatgtatatgagGTATTTCGGTCACTATGAATTTGGAGAGAttcgaatgcgctcatggaactcttcgttaaGACATCATTCAATAACTccattcatgactgagacttcatttcactaggatgatcataggtaacatgacctcaatcttgagtgagttgggaactcctgccattgagggaagtcctttgatttgcatgggtgcgagtggccagagtgCTGACtcaacctaccattttgaggatttgtctgatttgggaactgggaactcagcttcacaagatggagttcacttcttccccaaagtaagggtaagtagatagaatgctctcttaagggttgatcccggggcttgaacgatgtggtgccacgcaccttctcatggttcgagaagtgttcacacatagtaggactatgttgtattgttcattagagggatcagtggtacttaaggaggaagatgtaattataggggcaaaacggtaaattggccagctataattacgagcatctgtgaagggccatcgtactgatgattggttatatccaatagacatagaaatatatttatggcaagaagaagagttcaactatcggtctttagtggaatgtctgatagttaacagatggtggatatcgtgactaaagagtttagtcagttattcacgtaccgttggatcttcgagccataggtccataaggtccccttggtagcttagatactaattgagagtcagtttttgagtcagtttgaaatgttcaaattgacaaaagggagttcgattatatatgatataattgaacgcgttaattaaatttgatataattaactttatgtatgagatacattaatttggagaaaattggatataaatatgatttatatctagtagaggaaaatattataaataatatatgatattaatttatatgttatgagtatgatgagatcacattcattggacggttataaaggaaatgggatggcgtctcttctgttctaataacggatgagtgtattgaaagatcactttgagatgcataaatagctaacggtgtgttaagcatgagatgcgcgaacattgtgttaaagagagtgttatcgcttagaaaatcagtgcctatacgatagtgcctgcacgatcgcttacatatacaaTACTGCTAAGCAATCGCTTACCGACTACACCTTTGCGCGCTATTAACTTGGGTTTTAGACtcgttgtgaagaagaaatctttgtCTGGTATAacctcttgatctctttagcattatgaatgcatattagtatgtttgaatgtatatgtgataattctgtcacaatgaattggaaagatctgcttccgttcataggtactcttgaataagagttcctttataTTAAAACCTAAATaaactccaagttccattttagagaacacttctcgtcgatgaacttcatcagagtcagtaacacttgctttctctaacAAGAAGTTATCTTGGGaattgacactactggtttatttgtcatccatccctttatgctTAAAAAGTGACAACtaacgttcaaacaattcttgcaacgagtccatgatctcacgtgcaatgaccatgttctcaaccctcttggctaatgcatcaggtatgttagccaaaatgtgaagtcgggctaatgagttagccttcatccacacctcatatttattacgaacacttcgcggtgcatcaagggtcaggacttgaggacactcctcaaccatgacaaactcgaggtcgtttaccacaaaatatgttttaacggactctttccaatgtataTAATTGGTCAAATTAGACACAATTAACGAAAAATCATTTATGTTACTGAAAAaagaaacacattgacctacattaggttttagcaaatactcgttgaaaaaacaacatccaatacggtttagcagAACTGaaatgaaccccatgtgacatctagtttcgcaatgacgcttcaaaggttgaGGACAAAAATCACCGAAAGGTAGTAAATTTATCACTaatctgaattgagacattctcaaccagccattaataccagaacaactcttgttcctataacgactaaccatcattgatttggtcaagaaattattaacttgcttaacaattttttgtaagtgtgacccatcaTTTTAAGCttagagttccaccccaagcagcaatccgaagggaaaaaatctgattggggcaaaaactaaagttaccctatccatttctggagttcaccttgatattgaccaactgcacaaaacccattcgaaggggggacgctcccagggcaccacgagggagtgcaagaagatctcacgatgtgaaccaatgaaggagactacaggacgtgttgacacacactcttcacccacttactataaacactctctccatccaccttgatattgactcatgcaaacaccatccgaaaggGGATGCTCCCACGACACCATGAGGCAAAGCATAAATCTCACCacatgaacattcagggagaaacgtgagtggaatcattgacatatcatatatatatctcttcctcccactgagtattttataaactagggtttagtttacttagaaaaaatacggctaagaattttactTAAGTGACTTTTttggtttgcccaagagtaactcttaccttggaaagttgaacaacttttgatcatcattcattaaactttttaacgaagtctttgatcaactgtcgcatgcttgtagaaaatctatctaattcacctttccaggtaggttcccaagtagaggtattccgttttcgtcagcttaagtaccccagcctagacagaacccgccttagacaaaaggtcccttatagatatatttgatacaaatttaatcttttatgccaatcaatttaatcctattaaaccgattcaaaagattaaacttaggttgctaatctcattagaaccttgaacttaggtctatctcaatccaattttaaaactcttttaaaacatgagtttgcctaattgcaactctttctatcgattttagttctaatttccattataatgtttataacaggaaacaaccaaaatcataCACAATGTGAAgctacacatacaaggcattcataactcttataaattagcctaagtgtcatgctccatacattgttcattcattgctacttttatataacacttatataacaaagcaacgaaccaagcatacatgcttccatacacccttatactataactcttataatataaagatgatgcatgaatatgcttaatgcatatATAAATATGACTCTTATATTTCACATGTGCATGCTTTCtcgtaatttcatcatgccaaaaactatattataacacttataatatatgatgcatgaatcaaatgtataacctaaggtgggtttaaaatctatgtcatacactatgacATATAAACCAAcgtacatctcatgtacattaaataaaagttgatgtaCCGGGACAATTAGCCTCAAAATCCTCaaaacaaagctaactattacaaagaacaaagagtctccggttcaaacaggcgaaccgagtcttgaaccgtccaGGTGAAGAAATGCatctccttgatcgtgtaccaaatccACATGATCACCTAcatgatagagtaaactctttactcaatcgttaCCAATGCTTCCTGAgcttaaatgatcgtgtactttTGACTATGTGACGAAGCATGAAGGCACGCAATCGTGCAGCGCGCATCTTGCAATGCAAGCCTTAAATGACCAAGTAGACAACAACGATATGGTGAAGCAAAATCGTCTAAACGACCGCGGAGCAAGCGCCAAGGTATCGTATACCGGGTAATCGTGTaatcagtgactatgcgatgaagcatgctaactacatgatcgagcaaccaacgctacgcgatagagtaaatgtTTTACCCTATCGTTTAGCATGCTAAACAATGGTTTtataaatactacacgatcgtgcagaacttttctacatgatcatttagccaaatctcaacgatcgtttaccttaagCTATATGatacgaccaacctttggtcttcttcctcgatgagaaccgCATCACGAACGGCTCAACAActttaaacactttgaattataaactcaattgcttgttaattatgcccaaaaacacagaggccttacaaattaacattttgtaatcataaagaaagctttaaacagaggcaaccaTCTCGTAAACATTcctcaacacatccacaaatgcatttaacacttaaatatAATGTAGAAAcctaaaacccaccacgactctaaaagaagtttaaaacagaagtgaaatttggaatactAGAACACCTggctcttataccaattgaaggaaatcaaacacgaggatttccatgagcagcagaagggatcgttccaaattccattcagattgaatataaacaattacagtacaagaacggaaactaacaggtcatgcacaataagAAATTACAGTATGTTAAGATAGAATTCaaaggatagagtatgcgtacctttaaagaaacattcttcaagaatccctcgaacagtcTCCTATGCGTCCAACAGCAGCAACGCTCGAATGCAACGATCGGAgcacaacacgaacacaacaaacACAACCTCCATGAAaacaatcgagtccaactcgatccacgaactgagtgaggacaccaccacaatggttaccttggtattctcggtgtgagaatccaagagttgtgggctctgtatgatcttggcttgaagaagatactgaaggtctacgatcgagcaagtgggagataatatgttgtctatcatatagacaatgtgCTCAATCATATAGTAAAcaacaacctatcgtatagactttgccattcgatcgtgtagctacgatcagctgaatgactatcgtatagtcaaggtaaacaatcgtttagtctctgatagctatcgcttagtgaaactctttcacttgatagcttttctTCGTGAGTTCTTTTCGAATGAGgcaacttttaattttaggaaaacaattttccttttatctcacggttactataaaaccaccaataacctcctactcaattggttattagagaaaaagaattagttatcacataattaatttattataaataaatatgataaccaactttcatattatatttataatctatagttttaatatttcatctcatgaaacatataaaccatagttctttttctattttatggtacttaatgtaaatcacatttacatgaattcctccacttgatgtatctcatacatcacaccaattatatcatatataattgaatttcctcttgttaatttgaacaatttagaCTAAccccaagaattgattctcaacttgaatccattgagctaccaaggagaccttatggacctgtagcttgaaattccaacgatacatgaatagttgactgaaatctttagtcacgagatccacaatctgttaactgtcgggtactccattaaagaccgacagctactttcttcttactacagatatatttctatgtccatatcaaccaatcaacaatatgataacccttcacagatgctggtaagtacagttgagccaatttatcgttttgcccctgtagttacatctaactccttaagtaccactgattcctctaatgaacaataagtcatagtcttactatgattgggtcctctctttcaaagagaagatgtggccactatgttcaagacccggaatcagcccttaagggagcaatctatctacttacccctacttcggggaagtagtgaattccatcttgtgtaactgagttcccagttccccagtcagaaaaatccccaaaaaggtaggcttgttgagttggcaatctggccactctcacccatattaatcaaaggaccgccctcataggcaggagttcccaaaacacttaggattaaggtcatgtcacctatgatcgttttagtgagatgtaagtctcaattatcaacgacgttatataaagagagtAATCATCTCGTAGTCCGATCGTATACAAACTccttgtataggacatccccgctctcatgtctccacatgaatggtcaggatcagaccatctatagtagtttacaacacttgcaaacctttacaaagtgagtcgtatctgtagtgtcacaaggataaggtatccctcctttatccttatactacagaccttttagattattacttaaggcatgatccacttgtatatctcatatacatacttaagtttacatacaataacctcagatatttgtttattagatatgagtaaatgtaaataaaataactcttattttattaataataatgtgtacaaagtttacaaactacgagactccgggagaattaggacaccagtCTCAacatgttccaccagaggtcggcatctagagaacatagatgcctagcctgaccccgatagtgaggttacttactgagtattttatactcatcccttccatgttttttttcaggtaaaggtagggATGCGTCGACGAATGACAAGTTGAATCTGTGATCGAGCTACTAGGACTAGTCATATGCTTCCGCTTGTATTTTCAAGATttcttatgttttattttctttttttggtatCTGAAAACTCACAATTTTGTTATTTGCATTCCTAACTTTTAAGGAAGTTTTCTGGAttggttttatgattttttcgtGGGTATCCAATAATttggattttaattatttagttttaatgaaattattaattttttgtcatttattagatttttattaaGCTATGAAAGGGTGTCGTTTTGAATTTCATGCATGCATGCTTATAGTAACGGCCTAGTTTGAGTCTTAGGGAGTCGGGTCATTACATGGCGACTcatttttagtttcttttaaaattgactattttcaAGGATGTTGGTCATCCCGCTTTGTCTCAGGCACATGGCGACACCGAGGACACGACCACCTAATTTCCTCATTATTCTGGGCTCCTCAATTTGGTAGGGAGAAGAGATTTTGTGTAGGTTTCTTGAGGAGGAAGATGATGAATGcagagaaattttttttctctactgaGTGATCTATGCCTTGGGATTGAAGCTTCTCAAAATGAATCACCTCCCTCCCATTTTAGTCGAGAGTGAGTTGGCCCCCTTCCCCCAAGAGTTATTATTTTGaagttaaataaattatatattaaataaaatttaatatataattaaataaatattaattaactaataaattaaatattatatatttaatttaactataaTCTTAATTGAATAACAACTACTCACATAACCGATAGTTCtaacataaatctcattcatattaattataatctatagttttaatatgaatctcatttaaatcTTCATCTCGaacaaattcattttttaatatcacACATATTCCTGTGAATGTGGATAATTTACGAGTATTGAGTTCTAGggaattatttttcatttattttgatttaatttttttaaaaaattatattcaaattgttaatttccaattaaaaaaaatcctattcAAAGAGAAcattctcaaaatttttaatgaaaaaaaaaaacaatatttcataaaagtttaaattatagtctcttttgaaatatatttattaaaaattataaaagtacATAATCCAAAATACTTTTTTAAAGCTCATCCGCTAAAATAACACAAATTTAACAAAGTTTTGGAAGAATAATGTTTAAAATGTACTAGAGTTGGTTTTTCAAAAAGTACTCTAGTTTTCTCTTAGAGTTTATTTGGGTCGTGGGAATTAGGATGAGAATAAGGTTGGGAATAAAGTTGTAAGCGATAAACATTTCCTTCTTTGGTACAAGTAATGTAGCTTTGGCATTGGAATAAGTTATTCCCGTATATCCATTATACCTATTCTCTCTCCTCTTATAATACATTTCTTCATTCCCATCCAAAAGTGGATTTTCTTCAttccttctctctcttcttataatacatttctttattcttttattttatatattattaaaattaattaatttaaattatttattatatgacaaattaaatttatattttatagaattatattaaattttaaattatagtgAATGAATTTAACTACTCCtatatatatacttaatttttattttagtttaataaattagtttatatatacatatatattcatACTTGTTTTTCAATAGACTTAATAACGGATGCAATAAAATTAGgggcaattgcaactttaatagaaaaataaattgaaaatttggcatgaaaatttgattgctatctgattttTATGTGATTACTATCTGATTTGGATGTGATTGCCCCACCtacaattacaaaaaagttgaattaATGGTTTTTGTTCTTAAAATGTATTGGCCATACAATGTAATTTCCCATAAAACTAtccatcaattaattaattatatttatagttaGTTAATGatagttataattaatataatatgaatttattttttttaataattattgttaGTTTATCATcgattaattaaaattcattagctgttttattaattaatacatcataattatataaattcatcaaattatgtaatcaacaaactttaattataaacttctcattttataaatatttgtaattaataacttaattaatataattatttgattgttaaataattaatttttctctgaactttaaattgaatttattatttatcaattaatctattaaaattttacaGAGTTTTCACAATTAAtcttataaattaaatacaaaaataatttattcccataaaattttgataacatTCCCATAACACAACTAAACACATTCATCCTCGATTCTCGTCAATCTTATTCCCAGGCTTATCATTCCCACATGGCATTTATAAAATCTTAAACCAAACGACTCATtagaaattacaataaaaaatctTTCAATTTATTGAGAGAATCAATCTTCAGACCTCAATATTGATGGTACAGTATTTATTCTTTATTGACATGTCGTTATTTTCATTGAGTtcaatatcaatattttcattatatcgtagaaaaattcatgaaacataaaataaatagtcactaatgtaaatataatataagtaATAAACATGCTAACttgtttacaaattataaaatattttaattaattatttttttgaatttttgttttaataattattcaaaaataTCCCACGTCGATGTTTTCATCGGTATTTTCATCAAATTAAGACCTCAAATATTTTTGTCGGTTTCGACATTTTACTAGACTCTTTGATCGAATTGGATATGTATGTTTTAATAAATTGAATTATGCTCAACTTCACAAAATAGTATTATTGGATTTGTTATTTAGTTTGAATCCAAAGTTACAAAATACAATCCTATAAATttcaaactaataataaaattggataaaaatTTGTATCGCTCAAATAAACTTGAATTCGTTTATTATTTAATCTTCAACGTCGTTTCCAACTTTATCCTTAATTATGAATTTCAGACGCAATcgaaagagagagaagagagacgTTTATCTTAGTTCCATTGGATAATCTCATGACTTTCCTTACTTGTTCTTTAGAATTCGCTTCGGCATTATCTGTTTGAAGCTCTTCTCGTTCTTTATCAGGCACAAACCTTGTGAAATTAGGCAAATTTGATCATCTCTTCCAAAATGGTATCTGTTCTGAGGAGATCTTCCCAAACAGTGTTGAAATCCCTTTGTAGGAGGCAATTTTCAGCTTCCCCTGATGGACATCTTACGACCCACGGAGGAAAATCTATGAATCTTTATTCTGCTATCAACCAAGCACTTCATATTGCCCTTGAAACTGATCCTCGGTTTGTTTCTTTAATACCCTTTTCTTCGTTTTTGCTTTCTGATCGcctgtatttttttatttcttctctGATTCTGCGATTGCATGCAAATGAGAGTGGTTTTTCTTCAATGGGTTTGTTGTGtttatatgatttttctttcattGTTGGTTGCTGTTTGGTTACTACCCTTTTGCCTGAGCCTTTAGAGCTGGCCAAGTGATGTGTTTAAGTGAGGATTGGAAAATAAGAGAACTTAATAAATGGAGGTAGTTGGAAATAATGAAGCTGGTGGCTAAAGAGCTAGAGGGCTTGcatggaaatgaaagtgaaggGAAATTGATGAAATCTGTCAATACATCGTGAATTAATTGTTGATGGATCTGTATTTTTCTTGTTCTATCACAGATGAAGCTTACATATATCTCTTTATTAGATTGATGAATCTCGTGGAACTGTCAATTTCGGACTGCATTCTTTTCCCTCATGGGTCCTTCTTCAGGaagattttttccttttatgacTAAATTTGTGGGCAACAGTGATTACCAACGTGGTTTTTCGTGCTAATTGCGTTACTTGTTTGGGTCATCCTTTCAAGCATAAAGCAAAGGTGTTAGGGAATATGCCACAAATGGCTTTTTGGGTAAGTTTTGACTAGGAAGAAACCAAAAATAATTCAGAGGGGATGGAGAGATTTTAGAGATTGTTTGTTCTGGGGCCTCCTGTTGGGGCTCTtctatataaacatatatttttgGATAAATTAGAATTGGAGGATTGTACTCCTCTTGGGTAATTGAGCTAATTTCTTATCACCCTTTATGCCTGTTGTTTGTTTTATGTTCTGGTAGAAATTTTGTTGTTAAAGAACATTATACTTCTATATTCAGTGCTTATGTGTTTGGAGAAGATGTGGGCTTTGGTGGGGTATTCCGATGCACAACTGGATTGGCTGATCGATATGGGAAAAATCGGGTTTTCAATACACCTCTTTGTGAGCAGGTAGCTTATTTGTCCACTTTGAAATTTTGGAGATCAATATGAGAGTATAGCAATGTTCTCCGTGTTAATACCATGTGTCAATGTTCTATTCTcaagtatatgtgataagtTTCATTTCAAACCATCTTCAATGCAGGGAATTGTTGGCTTCGGCATTGGTTTGGCAGCAATGGTAATTTTGTGTAACTTTCATACTTGTTTTTGCAGCTTGAATTCGTACTTTCTTTGTGTTTTACATCTTCTCCCTTTTCTAACATGGGAGTCATTTCATTTGGTAGGGAAATAGGGCCATAGCAGAAATTCAGTTTGCAGATTACATTTATCCAGCTTTTGATCAGGTAATCTTTCTTCCTTGTTGTAATTCTTCTTCCTGCCTTCTTGTTTGGCATTATCATGAGAAACTTATGCCCTCATAGATTGTTAATGAAGCTGCAAAGTTCAGATACCGCAGCGGAAATCAGTTCAATTGTGGTGGTAAATTTGCTTCTGTATTTGCATATTGTcgacttctttcttttttattttcttgttgtTGGCCCATCATGTCACACATGTTTATGAATCCTCTCAGGTTTAACAATTAGAGCACCATATGGAGCTGTTGGCCATGGTGGTCATTATCACTCACAATCACCTGAAGCTTTCTTTTGTCATGTTCCTGGTATCAAAGTATGTTTCCTTCTTTTGTTGATTCTTCTTGATAAGTTTTAGCTACTTTGTGGAACAGATATGTCCTATATGCTGACTCTAATACTTTGTGGTACATGAGAACTATTTATTTCTTGGTTGATCTAACATGTATCACAACTTAGAAACCATAACACGATGTTGTTGCATGCATTGGTGGTCAATAAAGATTCCCAATGTTTCAGTCTCACTAGATGTGTTAACAAGATACTCTCCGTAGTCCTTGCCAACAGATCTAACTTATAGAATTAGCAGCCCACCGAAGTCCTTGACAACAGATCTAACTTGTAGGATTAGCAGCTACTAACTAAGGAGACTTCGATTATGACCCCTATGATGGCGGCCAATGTATTGGCAAAGAATCTTCCGTTGAGCACAGGATAGAGTTTTATGATCCAAGATTTAGCATCCCTAATTCTGCGATCCTTTCAGTCAACCTTACTGGTAAGTCAAGGGACAGTTTAAAACTCTCAGTCCTATAGGGGCTCCTTCCTGTTTTCATTTTGTCCCTACTGCTGATGGGGACTCCGTAGACTTTCTGACCATAAAAGCAGCAGtaattttgaataagttcaGAATTGGAGGGAAGTGGATAGAATTTCATCTCTCGCTTCTAGTTTTGTTGTAGAGTGCCATCTTTTCGTGCTGCTTTGTAATCTCAATCTTTTCTTGTTGAAAAGAGCCTTTGGACTTGCTTTCTGGTCTGCAACAGAATTGAACTTTTTTAGAGTAAACTTTACTTGGGATATGTCTCGGTTATTTTTCTATTGTATTAACTTCATTGCATGAATTCCTACTTTTTCaaagaaatataatttttatttatcatcGCTCTCATGCTAAACAGGTCGTCATCCCTCGAAGCCCATACCAAGCCAAAGGGTTGCTACTTTCATGCATCCGTGATCAAAACCCTGTTGTATTTTTTGAGCCCAAGGTATTTCTTTTTCATGAAAACTTTTCTTAGTCGTTTGAATAATAGTTTGTCCAAAAGTTGGgatgaaaatattttgagtGT comes from Benincasa hispida cultivar B227 chromosome 2, ASM972705v1, whole genome shotgun sequence and encodes:
- the LOC120072318 gene encoding 2-oxoisovalerate dehydrogenase subunit beta 1, mitochondrial encodes the protein MVSVLRRSSQTVLKSLCRRQFSASPDGHLTTHGGKSMNLYSAINQALHIALETDPRAYVFGEDVGFGGVFRCTTGLADRYGKNRVFNTPLCEQGIVGFGIGLAAMGNRAIAEIQFADYIYPAFDQIVNEAAKFRYRSGNQFNCGGLTIRAPYGAVGHGGHYHSQSPEAFFCHVPGIKVVIPRSPYQAKGLLLSCIRDQNPVVFFEPKWLYRLAVEEVPEDDFMLPLSEAEVIREGSDITLVGWGAQLSIMEQACIDAEKEGISCELIDLRTLIPWDKETVEASVKKTGRLLISHEAPVTGGFGAEISASIVERCFLRLEAPISRVCGLDTPFPLVFEPFYMPTKNKILDAIKATVKY